A genomic stretch from Desulfolutivibrio sulfodismutans DSM 3696 includes:
- a CDS encoding ABC transporter ATP-binding protein, whose amino-acid sequence MPTPTPLLDIRDLSVSFKTYQGRARVLDRASLSVNRGEIMGLVGETGCGKSVLSRAVLRIIPSPPGRIDGGEILFDDRDLLTLPKKAMRALRGDRISMIFQEPMSSLNPVYTVGNQMREVIRAHRKVSRAEAHAVCLEMLEAVRLPEPGAVLSAYPHELSGGMRQRVMIAMELSCRPALLLADEPTTALDVTVQGQILAILAELSAREGLSILLVTHDMGVVAQVCRRVAVMYAGQVVEVADVESLFARPAHPYTRGLIASIPGRAGGGELYAIPGSVPSPIDPPPGCRFHSRCTQSGPDCRRAVPEMVLVAPDHAVACHQCPGGGRP is encoded by the coding sequence ATGCCCACCCCGACGCCGCTTCTCGACATCCGCGACCTCTCGGTCAGCTTCAAGACCTATCAGGGCCGGGCCCGGGTGCTGGACCGGGCCAGCCTGTCCGTGAACCGGGGGGAGATCATGGGCCTTGTGGGCGAGACCGGTTGCGGCAAGTCCGTGCTCTCCCGGGCGGTGCTGCGCATCATCCCGTCGCCGCCGGGGCGCATCGACGGCGGGGAGATCCTTTTTGACGACCGCGATCTGCTCACCCTGCCGAAAAAGGCCATGCGCGCCCTGCGGGGGGACCGCATCTCCATGATTTTCCAGGAGCCCATGAGCAGCCTGAATCCGGTTTATACCGTGGGCAACCAGATGCGCGAGGTCATCCGGGCCCACCGTAAGGTGAGCCGGGCCGAGGCCCACGCCGTGTGCCTGGAGATGCTTGAGGCCGTGCGCCTGCCCGAACCCGGGGCGGTGCTTTCCGCCTATCCCCACGAGCTGTCCGGGGGCATGCGGCAGCGGGTGATGATCGCCATGGAGCTGTCCTGCCGCCCGGCCCTGCTTCTGGCCGACGAGCCCACCACGGCGCTCGACGTCACGGTCCAGGGCCAGATTCTGGCCATTTTGGCCGAGCTGTCGGCCCGCGAGGGCCTGTCCATCCTCTTGGTCACCCACGATATGGGCGTGGTGGCCCAAGTCTGCCGCCGGGTGGCGGTGATGTATGCCGGGCAGGTGGTGGAGGTGGCCGACGTGGAGAGCCTGTTCGCCCGTCCGGCCCATCCCTATACCCGGGGGCTGATCGCCTCCATCCCGGGCCGGGCCGGGGGCGGCGAACTCTACGCCATTCCGGGCAGCGTCCCAAGCCCCATCGATCCGCCCCCGGGCTGCCGCTTCCATTCCCGTTGCACCCAGTCCGGGCCGGACTGCCGTCGGGCCGTGCCCGAGATGGTGCTCGTGGCCCCGGACCATGCCGTGGCCTGCCACCAGTGTCCCGGAGGAGGGCGGCCATGA
- a CDS encoding efflux transporter outer membrane subunit, with amino-acid sequence MTMRPVLAFVLALCPAVILGGCLAVGPDYHPPSLEAPDRFAQTANQGPGQGHEALGLAAAAWWQSFDDPILNELVTRAMAANLDLAQARARVRQARAEAAIARAALFPTVNVTGSSTTSANGLLDAGTGTSSAGGSTGGSGSSGSTGTGSTSVGTDNAGATTTTTTTLFTAGFDATWEIDIFGGKRREREAAQATLEADIWDLEATRLTLLAEVAENYMELRAAQEQLDIARRNLKSQEETVEVTRERFRLGLTSQLDVAQAEGQAASTAADPPRLTATVSQSIHRLGVLTGQPPESLIALLAPPRPQPSLTGVSASGLPAELLSRRPDLRRAERELAAASAGIGAAVADLYPKFDLTAGLGLQGVSPSNIAGFSTWYWSVVPGVSWPLFDMGKARAGVDKKKALFDETLAAYRQAFHTALEDVENALASYYAESERRQRLAASVAAYEQARRLAEIRYGKGLTTFLDVLVIDAALYAAQTDLSQSEAALRVSLVSLYKALGGGWKAASGSG; translated from the coding sequence ATGACCATGCGCCCCGTCCTCGCCTTTGTCCTGGCCCTGTGTCCGGCCGTGATCCTCGGGGGCTGCCTGGCCGTGGGCCCCGACTACCATCCGCCGTCCCTTGAGGCCCCGGATCGGTTCGCCCAGACGGCAAACCAGGGTCCGGGGCAGGGGCACGAGGCCCTGGGCCTTGCGGCAGCGGCCTGGTGGCAGTCCTTTGACGATCCCATTTTAAACGAGCTGGTCACCCGGGCCATGGCCGCAAACCTGGATCTGGCCCAGGCCAGGGCACGGGTGCGCCAGGCCCGGGCCGAGGCCGCCATCGCCAGGGCCGCCCTCTTCCCGACGGTGAACGTCACCGGCAGTTCCACCACCTCGGCCAACGGCCTGCTCGACGCCGGCACGGGAACCTCCTCCGCAGGAGGCAGTACAGGCGGCTCCGGCAGCAGCGGATCGACCGGAACCGGGTCCACGTCGGTCGGCACGGACAACGCCGGGGCCACGACGACCACCACCACCACGCTTTTTACGGCCGGATTCGACGCCACCTGGGAGATCGACATCTTCGGCGGCAAACGCCGGGAACGAGAGGCGGCCCAGGCCACGCTTGAGGCCGACATCTGGGATCTGGAGGCCACGCGGCTCACCCTTTTGGCCGAGGTGGCCGAAAATTACATGGAATTGCGCGCCGCCCAGGAGCAGTTGGACATCGCCCGGCGCAACCTGAAAAGCCAGGAAGAGACCGTGGAGGTCACCCGGGAGCGGTTCCGTCTGGGACTGACCAGCCAGCTCGACGTGGCCCAGGCCGAGGGCCAGGCCGCGTCCACGGCGGCGGACCCGCCGCGCCTCACGGCCACGGTGTCCCAATCCATCCACAGGCTCGGCGTCCTGACCGGCCAGCCCCCCGAAAGCCTCATCGCTCTCCTGGCCCCCCCGCGTCCCCAACCGTCCCTGACGGGGGTGTCGGCCTCGGGCCTGCCCGCCGAACTCCTTTCCCGCCGTCCCGACCTGCGCCGCGCGGAACGGGAACTGGCGGCGGCCTCGGCCGGGATCGGGGCGGCCGTGGCGGATCTGTATCCCAAGTTCGACCTTACGGCCGGTCTTGGCCTGCAAGGCGTCAGCCCCTCGAACATCGCCGGGTTCTCCACCTGGTACTGGTCGGTGGTCCCGGGGGTGTCCTGGCCGCTTTTCGACATGGGCAAGGCCCGGGCCGGGGTGGACAAGAAAAAAGCCCTGTTCGACGAAACCCTGGCCGCCTACCGCCAGGCTTTCCATACGGCCCTGGAGGATGTGGAGAACGCCCTGGCCTCCTATTACGCCGAATCCGAGCGACGGCAGCGGCTGGCCGCCTCCGTGGCCGCCTACGAGCAGGCCCGGCGACTGGCGGAGATCCGCTACGGCAAGGGCCTGACCACCTTTCTCGACGTCCTGGTCATCGACGCCGCGCTCTATGCGGCCCAGACGGATCTGAGTCAGTCCGAGGCGGCCCTGCGGGTCAGCCTGGTTTCCCTGTACAAAGCCCTGGGCGGCGGCTGGAAGGCGGCCTCCGGAAGCGGCTAG
- a CDS encoding ABC transporter permease, which translates to MPPRARHPFFRELTLTLGILSRNPSAVMGGTIIAAMVFLALFAPLLAPYDPVKLALPERLLAPGAAHFFGTDELGRDIFSRVLYGARISLSIGLLVISVAGGLGALIGATSGYFGGKIDSVVMRAMDVILSFPSLVLALALAAALGPSLINAIFATAFVMIPKFARMVRGEALSVRELPFVAASRVAGAGHGFIIRRHILPNCLNSAIVLATLTLGDAILIAASLSFIGLGAQPPTPEWGAMIASGRKFLMDQWWYATFPGLFILVTVIGFNIFGDALRDVLDPRIRR; encoded by the coding sequence GTGCCCCCCCGCGCCCGCCATCCTTTTTTTCGCGAACTGACGCTGACGCTTGGCATCCTGTCGCGCAACCCCTCGGCCGTCATGGGCGGCACGATCATCGCGGCCATGGTCTTTCTGGCGCTTTTTGCGCCCCTTCTGGCCCCCTACGATCCCGTGAAGCTGGCCCTGCCCGAGCGTCTCCTGGCCCCGGGGGCGGCGCATTTTTTCGGCACGGACGAGCTTGGCCGGGACATCTTTTCCCGGGTGCTTTACGGGGCCCGCATCTCGCTTTCCATCGGGCTTCTGGTCATCAGCGTAGCCGGGGGCCTCGGCGCGCTCATCGGGGCCACGTCGGGCTATTTCGGGGGGAAGATCGACAGCGTGGTCATGCGCGCCATGGACGTGATCCTGTCCTTTCCGTCCCTGGTCCTGGCCCTGGCCCTGGCCGCCGCCCTGGGACCAAGCCTGATCAACGCCATCTTCGCCACGGCCTTCGTCATGATCCCCAAGTTCGCCCGTATGGTGCGCGGCGAGGCCCTGTCCGTGCGCGAGCTGCCGTTCGTGGCCGCCAGCCGGGTGGCCGGGGCCGGACACGGCTTCATCATCCGCCGCCACATCCTGCCCAACTGCCTCAACTCGGCCATCGTCCTGGCCACCCTGACCCTTGGCGACGCCATCCTCATCGCCGCCTCGCTGTCGTTTATTGGCCTGGGGGCCCAGCCGCCCACGCCCGAGTGGGGGGCCATGATCGCCTCGGGCCGCAAGTTTCTCATGGACCAGTGGTGGTATGCGACCTTTCCGGGGCTTTTCATCCTGGTCACGGTCATCGGCTTCAACATTTTCGGCGATGCGCTGCGCGACGTGCTTGATCCGCGCATCCGGCGTTAG
- a CDS encoding ABC transporter ATP-binding protein, producing MSEPLLLVANLCKAFPLGGGFFGGGKRFLKAVDGVDLSLSRGETLGLVGESGSGKSTVGNCILRLLDPDSGSIAFDGVELTELSGQALMKARARMQVVFQDPQSSLDPRMTVGGIVSLPLRVQGVARGSELRDRAKASLAEVGLGPECLDRYPHEFSGGQRQRIGLARALVADPAFVVMDEPTSALDVSVQAQILNLMAGLQEKRGHAYLFISHDLTVVRHVSRRIAVMYLGAVVETAPTDALFTNPAHPYTQALLASAPLPDPTKRQNLARLTGDVPSPVDLPPGCRFHPRCPEAMAVCACEAPPKVAVAAGHEVVCHLHSSG from the coding sequence ATGAGCGAACCGCTGCTTCTGGTTGCGAATCTGTGCAAGGCCTTTCCGCTTGGCGGGGGATTTTTCGGAGGCGGAAAGCGTTTCCTCAAGGCCGTGGACGGGGTGGACCTGTCGCTATCGCGCGGCGAGACGCTGGGGCTGGTGGGCGAGTCGGGCAGCGGCAAGTCCACGGTGGGCAACTGCATCCTGCGCCTGCTCGACCCTGATTCGGGCTCCATCGCCTTTGACGGCGTGGAGCTCACGGAACTTTCCGGCCAGGCCCTTATGAAGGCCCGGGCCCGCATGCAGGTGGTCTTCCAGGATCCCCAGAGTTCCCTTGACCCGCGCATGACCGTGGGGGGCATCGTCTCCCTGCCGCTGCGGGTTCAGGGGGTGGCCAGGGGCAGTGAGCTTCGCGACCGGGCCAAGGCCAGTCTGGCCGAGGTGGGGCTTGGGCCGGAGTGCCTGGACCGCTATCCCCATGAGTTTTCCGGCGGCCAGCGGCAACGCATCGGCCTGGCCCGGGCCTTGGTGGCCGATCCGGCCTTCGTGGTCATGGACGAACCGACCAGCGCCCTGGACGTGTCGGTCCAGGCCCAGATATTGAACCTCATGGCCGGACTTCAGGAAAAGCGCGGCCATGCCTATCTGTTCATCTCCCACGACCTGACCGTGGTGCGCCACGTCAGCCGCCGCATTGCGGTCATGTATCTGGGGGCTGTCGTCGAGACCGCGCCCACGGACGCGCTGTTCACGAATCCGGCCCATCCCTACACCCAGGCGCTTTTGGCCTCGGCGCCCCTGCCGGACCCGACGAAACGGCAGAATCTGGCCCGGCTGACCGGCGACGTGCCAAGCCCCGTGGACCTGCCGCCGGGCTGCCGGTTCCATCCCCGCTGCCCCGAGGCCATGGCCGTGTGCGCCTGCGAAGCGCCTCCGAAGGTGGCTGTGGCGGCGGGACATGAAGTCGTCTGCCATTTGCACAGTTCAGGCTAA
- a CDS encoding M55 family metallopeptidase has product MKVFISADIEGVGAVARHEHSRVDGREYAVARSRMTGEVNAAIAGAFDGGATAVTVADAHNVGLNLIPEELDERATLVMGSPRPLSMVHGIDATYGALFCVGYHAMAATRDASIVHTFTGRIQAVSLNGLKIGEIGLNAALAGSFSVPLTFLAGDGAACREAQALLPGVRTVAVKEGIGAYAAVGPHPARCRAAIYAAAREAAANPPQVRPLAFSGEVELVVRCTTASGADRAGMIPRTKRLDDLTVSYAGDDVVEAFMAFNAMTCLVELVPFI; this is encoded by the coding sequence ATGAAAGTCTTCATCAGCGCCGACATTGAGGGCGTGGGGGCCGTGGCCCGCCACGAACACTCCCGGGTGGACGGCCGGGAATACGCCGTGGCCCGGTCGCGTATGACCGGCGAGGTCAACGCCGCCATCGCCGGGGCCTTCGACGGCGGGGCCACGGCCGTGACCGTGGCCGACGCCCACAACGTGGGCTTAAACCTCATCCCCGAGGAACTCGACGAGCGGGCCACCCTGGTCATGGGATCGCCCCGGCCCCTGTCCATGGTCCACGGCATCGACGCCACCTATGGCGCGCTTTTCTGCGTGGGCTACCACGCCATGGCCGCCACCCGCGACGCCAGCATCGTGCATACCTTCACCGGGCGCATCCAGGCGGTCAGCCTCAATGGCCTAAAAATCGGGGAGATCGGCTTAAACGCCGCCCTGGCCGGGTCGTTTAGCGTGCCGCTGACGTTTTTGGCCGGAGACGGCGCGGCCTGCCGCGAGGCCCAGGCGCTTTTGCCCGGGGTGCGCACCGTGGCCGTGAAGGAGGGCATCGGGGCCTATGCCGCCGTCGGCCCCCATCCGGCCCGCTGCCGGGCGGCCATCTATGCCGCCGCCAGGGAGGCTGCGGCTAATCCCCCCCAGGTCAGGCCCCTGGCCTTTTCCGGCGAGGTGGAGTTGGTGGTGCGCTGCACCACGGCCTCGGGCGCGGATCGGGCGGGCATGATCCCCAGGACGAAGCGTCTGGACGACCTTACCGTGAGCTATGCGGGCGACGACGTGGTGGAGGCGTTTATGGCGTTTAACGCCATGACCTGCTTGGTGGAGCTGGTGCCCTTCATCTAA
- a CDS encoding ABC transporter substrate-binding protein has translation MRIWSLLCCLVMILAVSVAHAADKDTLVVSVPSDIHTLDPGVSSDNYDWRQIYPCYDRLVKYKVENGKGSTEVEPMAAESWTVSPDGLVWTFKIKKGIAFDDGTPLDAEAVRYSLDRTLAIGKGPADNIGAIASMKVVDPQTLEVTLKNPYGPFLQTLATDGASIVNPKVAAKATGDDKAQAWLAEHVDGSGPFKVTEWTRGQSCVLEAKPNYWGGAPKIKKVIIRFMPESADRRMALEKGDVDIAENILIDQLPALEKNPDIVVNRFPAQMTEYVYVNCQNKKLADPRVRQALSYAVDYKGIIDQVLQGNGMQMRGPIPQGMWGHREDVFQYSQDAAKAKELLKAAGAENLELTLIYSERRATWEQIAQVMQANLADIGVKLKLELMSNPTLRDKIDKGDFELCLGAWSPDFADPYMFMNFWFDSKNAGLPGNRSFYKNDKVDELVRKAAGLSDVAERKKLYSEAQDIIMKDAPYIFLYQIQTIVPMRKDVKGYVFNPMLESMYNFEAISKN, from the coding sequence ATGCGTATCTGGTCACTTCTGTGTTGCCTGGTCATGATTTTGGCCGTGTCCGTGGCTCACGCCGCCGACAAGGACACCCTGGTGGTGTCCGTGCCCTCGGACATCCACACCCTGGACCCGGGCGTGTCCAGCGACAACTACGATTGGCGTCAGATATATCCCTGCTACGACCGGCTGGTGAAATACAAGGTCGAAAACGGCAAGGGCTCAACCGAGGTCGAACCCATGGCCGCCGAGTCCTGGACCGTCTCCCCGGACGGGCTGGTGTGGACCTTCAAGATCAAAAAAGGCATCGCCTTCGACGACGGCACGCCCCTGGACGCCGAGGCCGTGCGCTATTCCCTGGACCGCACCCTGGCCATCGGCAAGGGCCCGGCCGACAACATCGGGGCCATCGCCTCCATGAAGGTGGTCGATCCCCAGACCCTGGAAGTCACCCTGAAAAACCCCTATGGCCCGTTTTTGCAGACCCTGGCCACGGACGGGGCCTCCATCGTCAATCCCAAGGTGGCGGCCAAGGCTACGGGCGACGACAAGGCCCAGGCCTGGCTGGCCGAGCATGTGGACGGCAGCGGCCCCTTCAAGGTGACCGAATGGACCCGGGGCCAGAGTTGCGTGCTTGAGGCCAAGCCGAACTACTGGGGCGGCGCGCCAAAGATCAAAAAGGTCATCATCCGCTTCATGCCCGAGTCCGCCGACCGCCGCATGGCCTTGGAAAAGGGCGACGTGGACATCGCCGAAAACATCCTCATCGACCAGCTTCCGGCTCTGGAGAAAAACCCCGACATCGTGGTCAACCGTTTTCCGGCCCAGATGACGGAATACGTCTACGTCAACTGCCAGAATAAAAAGCTGGCCGATCCCCGGGTGCGCCAGGCCCTGTCCTACGCCGTGGATTACAAGGGCATCATCGACCAGGTGCTCCAGGGCAACGGCATGCAGATGCGCGGCCCCATCCCCCAGGGCATGTGGGGACACCGCGAGGACGTCTTCCAATACAGCCAGGACGCGGCCAAGGCCAAGGAGCTTCTGAAGGCCGCCGGGGCCGAGAACCTGGAACTGACGCTGATCTATTCCGAACGCCGGGCCACCTGGGAGCAGATCGCCCAGGTCATGCAGGCCAATCTGGCCGACATCGGCGTGAAGCTCAAGCTTGAGCTCATGTCCAACCCGACGCTTCGCGACAAGATCGACAAGGGCGACTTCGAGCTGTGCCTGGGCGCCTGGAGCCCGGATTTCGCCGATCCCTACATGTTCATGAACTTCTGGTTCGACTCCAAAAACGCGGGCCTGCCCGGAAACCGCAGCTTCTACAAAAACGACAAGGTGGACGAACTGGTGCGCAAGGCCGCCGGTCTTTCCGATGTGGCCGAGCGCAAGAAGCTGTACAGCGAGGCCCAGGACATCATTATGAAGGATGCCCCGTACATCTTCCTGTACCAGATCCAGACCATCGTGCCCATGCGCAAGGACGTGAAGGGGTACGTCTTCAACCCCATGCTCGAATCCATGTACAACTTCGAGGCCATCTCGAAGAACTAA
- a CDS encoding ABC transporter permease, giving the protein MYRIALQMLFGDRGKYLGIIVGIAMASIIIIQQPSILLTMLSHTYSLITDISLPDIWVMDPKVRTSEDSRALLDTQLYRVRGIEGVEWAVPLYKGSLTVRLGNGELERAIMLGLDDATLIGGPGIMVEGNLADLRMPDAVIVDEAGARGRLARQTGRPGEHGIPLQVGDTLEINEKRATVVGIAKATPTFQSQPILYTTYSRAKNYAASERKLLSFILAKAKPGLDSEAVARRIAQATDLAAYTAGEFKSRSLDFMLHNSAMLMNFGFVVLVGFVVGTAVTGQIFYNFTLDNLRYFGVFKAMGATDRMLLCMILLQALLAGLMGFGLGSGVTAAFAASTWKGNEMKLEVGLPLLCASGLAVLLIVLAAAFFSARKVLRLEPAEVFKS; this is encoded by the coding sequence ATGTATCGAATCGCTTTGCAGATGCTTTTCGGCGACCGGGGCAAATACCTGGGCATCATCGTCGGCATCGCCATGGCCTCCATCATCATCATCCAGCAGCCCAGCATCCTTTTGACCATGCTGTCGCATACCTACAGCCTGATCACGGACATAAGCCTGCCCGACATCTGGGTCATGGACCCCAAAGTGCGCACCAGCGAGGATTCCAGAGCCCTTTTGGACACCCAGCTCTATCGGGTGCGCGGCATTGAAGGCGTGGAATGGGCCGTTCCCCTGTACAAGGGCAGCCTTACCGTACGCCTGGGCAACGGAGAATTGGAACGGGCGATCATGCTCGGGCTTGACGACGCCACCCTGATCGGCGGTCCCGGGATCATGGTGGAGGGCAATCTGGCCGATCTGCGCATGCCCGACGCGGTCATCGTGGACGAGGCCGGGGCCAGGGGCCGCCTGGCCCGGCAGACGGGACGCCCCGGAGAGCACGGCATCCCCTTGCAGGTGGGGGATACGCTGGAGATCAACGAAAAAAGGGCCACCGTGGTGGGCATCGCCAAGGCCACGCCCACCTTCCAGTCCCAGCCCATCCTGTACACCACCTACAGCAGGGCCAAAAACTACGCCGCAAGCGAACGCAAGCTCCTGTCCTTCATCCTGGCCAAGGCCAAGCCGGGCCTCGACTCCGAGGCCGTGGCCCGGCGCATTGCACAGGCCACGGATCTGGCGGCCTACACCGCCGGGGAATTCAAAAGCCGGTCCCTGGATTTCATGCTGCACAACTCGGCCATGCTCATGAATTTCGGCTTCGTGGTCCTGGTGGGGTTCGTGGTGGGTACGGCGGTCACGGGGCAGATATTTTACAACTTCACCCTGGACAACCTGCGTTATTTCGGGGTGTTCAAGGCCATGGGGGCCACGGATCGCATGCTGCTTTGCATGATTCTGCTCCAGGCCCTTCTGGCCGGGCTCATGGGCTTCGGCCTCGGCTCAGGGGTCACCGCCGCCTTTGCCGCCTCCACCTGGAAGGGCAATGAAATGAAGCTTGAGGTCGGACTGCCGCTTTTATGCGCCAGCGGCCTGGCCGTCCTTTTGATCGTTTTGGCGGCGGCCTTTTTCAGCGCCCGCAAGGTGCTCCGGCTGGAACCGGCCGAGGTGTTCAAAAGCTGA
- a CDS encoding ABC transporter permease has protein sequence MRILAYTFRRLLAAIPVLLGVSVLAFLISHAIPGDPARLIVGPKASREAVEAIRKEHGLDRPLPVQYLHFLGGLVQGDLGQSIRNHRPVTEDLADYFPATLELTLASLMLCLTVGIPLGILAAVRRNRFADHAARVVSVIGVSTPVFWLGLMLLLLFYRHLSWLPGSGRLDVTSAPPAGMTGLYVVDALFAGDWALLREALSHLILPAFCLSYVYLAIITRIVRSSMIAVLGQDYITTARANGLSAARVVVKHAFKNSLIPTVTIVGLSLGELLGGAILTETIFAWPGMGKYVVDSVNSLDFPAIMGFTLVASTAYVAINLGVDVLYAFLNPRIRY, from the coding sequence ATGCGCATTCTCGCCTACACCTTCCGCCGCCTGCTGGCCGCCATCCCCGTGCTGCTCGGGGTCAGCGTCCTGGCCTTTCTCATTTCCCACGCCATCCCGGGCGATCCGGCCCGCCTGATCGTGGGCCCCAAGGCCAGCCGGGAGGCCGTGGAGGCCATCCGCAAGGAGCACGGCCTGGATAGGCCGCTGCCCGTGCAATATCTGCATTTTCTGGGCGGATTGGTCCAGGGCGACCTGGGCCAGTCCATCCGCAACCACCGGCCCGTGACCGAGGATCTGGCCGATTATTTTCCCGCCACCCTGGAACTGACCCTGGCCAGCCTGATGCTGTGCCTGACCGTGGGCATTCCCCTGGGCATCCTGGCCGCGGTGCGGCGCAACCGTTTCGCGGACCATGCCGCCCGGGTGGTGTCGGTGATCGGCGTCTCCACCCCGGTTTTCTGGCTGGGGCTTATGTTGTTGCTCCTTTTCTACCGCCATTTGAGTTGGCTGCCGGGTTCGGGGCGGCTCGACGTGACCAGCGCGCCGCCTGCCGGGATGACCGGCCTGTACGTGGTGGACGCCCTTTTCGCCGGGGACTGGGCGCTTTTGCGCGAGGCCTTAAGCCACCTGATCCTGCCCGCCTTCTGTCTGTCCTACGTCTATCTGGCCATCATCACCCGCATCGTGCGCTCCTCCATGATCGCCGTGCTGGGGCAGGACTACATCACCACGGCCCGGGCCAACGGCCTGTCCGCCGCGCGCGTGGTCGTAAAGCACGCCTTCAAGAATTCGCTCATCCCCACGGTGACCATCGTCGGCCTGTCCCTGGGGGAGCTTCTGGGCGGGGCCATCCTCACCGAGACCATCTTCGCCTGGCCGGGCATGGGCAAATACGTGGTGGATTCCGTCAATTCCCTGGATTTTCCGGCCATCATGGGATTCACCCTGGTGGCCAGCACGGCCTATGTGGCCATCAACCTGGGGGTGGACGTCTTGTACGCCTTTTTAAACCCCCGCATCCGGTATTGA
- a CDS encoding efflux RND transporter periplasmic adaptor subunit — MRLTNKLIMAVSLAGLALAVVVGLYSNQTPPTPEPVALPAKAPFETYIGGGGIVEPRSEIIGIGSSLAGVVQTVFVTVGDRVQAGDPLFLVDDREARAELAVKTAELAVAIAAVEEARASLRDATAQFALVRNVADHRAVSKDDVEQRKNAELLAKAKLESALVAVESAKAERDAAATDLDRLTARAPSDGTVLQVNIHPGEYAVAGAVDTPLLRLGDVSRLHVRTDIDENDAWRFTPGTRAVAYIRGNRDMRADMRFVRVEPYVVSKTQLTGTSTERVDTRVLQVLFDLDPSDLPVYVGQQMDVFIETSPETLPASSPGPAAAARDISEADADAPSAGLGQGLFACARVQAASAQTKEAGK, encoded by the coding sequence ATGCGCTTGACGAACAAACTGATCATGGCCGTCTCCCTGGCCGGTCTGGCCCTGGCCGTGGTCGTGGGACTCTATTCCAACCAGACCCCTCCCACGCCGGAACCCGTGGCCCTGCCCGCCAAGGCCCCCTTCGAAACCTATATCGGCGGCGGCGGCATCGTCGAGCCGCGCTCGGAAATCATCGGGATCGGGTCGTCCCTGGCCGGGGTGGTCCAGACGGTGTTCGTCACTGTCGGCGACCGGGTGCAGGCGGGCGATCCCCTTTTTCTGGTGGACGACCGCGAGGCCAGGGCCGAACTGGCCGTCAAAACCGCCGAACTGGCTGTGGCCATCGCCGCCGTGGAGGAGGCCCGGGCCTCCCTGCGCGACGCCACGGCGCAGTTCGCCCTGGTGCGCAACGTGGCCGACCACCGGGCGGTGAGCAAGGACGACGTGGAGCAACGCAAAAATGCCGAGCTGCTGGCCAAGGCCAAGCTCGAAAGCGCCCTGGTCGCCGTGGAATCGGCCAAGGCCGAACGGGACGCCGCCGCCACGGACCTGGACCGTCTGACGGCACGCGCGCCGTCAGACGGCACGGTGCTCCAGGTCAACATCCATCCCGGCGAATATGCCGTGGCCGGCGCCGTGGATACCCCGCTTCTGCGCCTGGGCGATGTGTCGCGGCTGCACGTGCGCACGGACATCGACGAAAACGACGCCTGGCGTTTCACCCCGGGAACCCGCGCCGTGGCCTACATCCGTGGCAACCGGGACATGCGCGCCGACATGCGCTTCGTGCGCGTGGAGCCCTATGTGGTGTCCAAGACCCAGTTGACCGGGACCAGCACCGAACGCGTGGACACCCGGGTGTTGCAGGTGCTTTTCGACCTGGACCCCTCCGACCTTCCGGTCTACGTGGGCCAGCAGATGGACGTGTTCATCGAGACGTCGCCCGAGACCCTCCCCGCTTCCTCCCCCGGCCCTGCCGCAGCGGCCCGGGACATCTCCGAGGCGGATGCCGATGCGCCTTCCGCCGGGCTGGGCCAGGGGCTTTTCGCCTGCGCCCGGGTCCAGGCGGCCAGCGCCCAGACAAAGGAAGCCGGGAAATGA
- a CDS encoding ABC transporter ATP-binding protein: protein METSATTPVVVCRGLTKTYGVGDTATKALRGVDLDVQPGELLMLVGPSGCGKTTLISVIAGILNQDQGSCALFGQDLALLSPRERVRFRGRHIGFVFQAFNLVPCLTTLENIAVPLLINGVRRDEALRRAARHLDQVGLGDRLGTTPGQLSGGQQQRVAIARALVHDPGLVVCDEPTSALDHATGARVMGALKSLAVRDNRALVIVTHDSRIFPYADRIAHMDDGVIQETRLKPETDAPSCA, encoded by the coding sequence ATGGAAACCTCCGCCACCACTCCCGTGGTCGTCTGCCGGGGCCTGACCAAAACCTACGGCGTCGGCGACACCGCCACCAAAGCCCTGCGCGGCGTGGATCTGGACGTGCAGCCCGGGGAACTGCTCATGCTGGTCGGCCCCTCGGGGTGCGGCAAGACCACGCTCATCTCGGTCATCGCCGGAATCCTCAACCAGGATCAGGGCTCCTGCGCCCTGTTCGGACAGGATCTGGCCCTGCTTTCGCCGCGCGAACGGGTCCGTTTTCGCGGCAGACACATCGGCTTCGTGTTTCAGGCCTTCAATCTGGTGCCGTGCCTGACCACCCTGGAAAACATCGCCGTCCCCCTGCTCATCAACGGCGTGAGGCGCGACGAGGCCCTGCGCCGGGCGGCGCGCCACCTGGACCAGGTGGGACTCGGCGACCGCCTGGGCACAACCCCGGGCCAGCTCTCCGGAGGCCAGCAGCAACGCGTGGCCATCGCCCGGGCCCTGGTGCACGACCCAGGCCTTGTGGTCTGCGACGAGCCCACCAGCGCCCTGGACCACGCCACCGGCGCCCGGGTCATGGGCGCCCTCAAGTCCCTGGCCGTGAGGGACAACCGGGCCCTGGTCATCGTGACCCACGACTCCCGCATCTTTCCCTATGCCGACCGCATCGCCCACATGGACGACGGCGTCATCCAGGAAACCCGCCTCAAACCCGAAACGGACGCTCCATCATGCGCTTGA